The following nucleotide sequence is from Halobacillus mangrovi.
CGAGTCGGTTCTCGCAAAAATTCATCTAACATAATCATTAATTGGTTATAATTATGAATGGTTTCTCTCATTAAGAATTCCCCCTTCTGTGATTGTCTTTATTATACTTTAACTCTCTTTGCACGGGATTACAGGACCGTTAAATCCCTATGACTTTCACTGGTTTAAGGACCTTTTGTTGCTTCGTGGATTAGGGTTTTCATCTAGTTCATAGGCATTTTAAGAGTAGAGGACAGCTAATGAAGGCACCTGGGAACCATCTGGATAAAATATAGGAGAATTGAAGCTTTGTCGCTCTCAGAAGAAGCTCTCCACTAGATAGATTTTTAATTATTAAGAATGTTACAGAGACATTACAAAAAAACAAAAAAAGACGCTCTCTTATAGGAAAGCGTCTGTTAGTTATTATCTCCTTGTTCGATTCTTAAACTGAGGAGCATGGTCTTTTGCAAATTCAATAATGTATTTATAGGTCTCTGGGTCAATATCTTTGGGACTAGGAATATAAAGCTTCGCTGTGCCTTCATCAATGATTTTGATTCTTGCTCCTCCACGTACGTATAACGTGACATACAGAAAAGGATCTTTCATTTGATTCTCTATCAAAAATTCCTTTGGAAAATCAGCCGTAATCAAAAGCCGGTCTTCTACTTGCTTCAAAGATAGCTGGCTATAAAACTTAAGGTTCTTTACATCACTCAGATACAATGAATGAGCACTCCTTTAATATCTTTTTTCTATTTTATCATTTCATCAGACCTGTAACACGGGTCAGGTGGAAGGCCTTACCCATCTTACTCTTGATCATACCTGTATATTCCCTCACAAAGTGAAATTATCGTAAAAATTATAATAAATTCTTGTTAAACGATTTTCAATCAAGACAGCACATTCCTAATAAATGTCCTTTTGCTCTTCTTTTAGAGCGATCAATGTTGCAAATAGAAGACACAACATCTCCTACAAAAGTTATAAGAGCGTTCATTAAGAAACCTCCTTTTATAGAATCACTCTCTTTTTAGAATGCTGATTTCTTTCTAAATTCAATTTCTTTTTTCCCTATACCCCAAATTTTCTTCCAAGAAATCCTGATATTTAACAACCGGGAGAAAACCAAGGGCATCCCCAATCTATCATGAAAAATAGTAAGGGATCTTATGGGCGCAATCCAACGAGGAGATAACTTAAGTTACCTAAACCCATAGACAAGTAATGTGTTTTTTTCTGCTTTATTCTCTTCCTTCCACTCACATTCTTTACTCCATCCGTCTGTAGCTCACATTCCGTTTCATTTAAAAGAAAGAGGTTAAGAAAAACTCCTTTAAATAAGACGTCAATCCTTCATTGAAGGAGTCTTCTGAGAAGATCAAGGCATTTTTACCATAAGGCTGATTCTATGAGTATTTTAATATTAAAAAGAGCCGGGGCGGGTAATATAAAAAGGATGAGATTAAAGGGAGTGGTTATATGACGATTGGCTGTTTGTTCATACACGGATTTGGAGGAGCACCTTATGAGCTGGAACCCCTCTATCATAAATTAAAGGAAAGCACCGAATGGAAACTGAAGGTTCCTATTCTCCCTGGACATGACGAAGGTGAATCACTGGAAGAAAAAGAGTACAGGGAATGGGTGGACAAAGCAGAAGATGATTTAAAAGGATTGATTTCAGAATGCGACAAAGTCTACCTCATCGGATACTCTATGGGGGGAGTCATTGCAGCTTATCTTTCTACCAAATACACCGTAGACAAACTGATTTTATTAAGCACCTCCGCTCACTATTTAGACCCGGCACAATTGGCAAAAGATATCTTGAAAATGGCAAAAGAAGGATTACAAGGAGATTTAAAGGAAAATGATTTGTTCCAGCGATATATTAGACGCATGGGAGCCGCTCCTATGAGTGCTTCGCTTGAATTCCAGAAGCTTGTAAATGATTTACGTCCTTTCTTTCATCAAGTGAAAGTTCCTGCACTCATCATTCAAGGAGCAGAAGACGGGCTG
It contains:
- a CDS encoding alpha/beta hydrolase yields the protein MTIGCLFIHGFGGAPYELEPLYHKLKESTEWKLKVPILPGHDEGESLEEKEYREWVDKAEDDLKGLISECDKVYLIGYSMGGVIAAYLSTKYTVDKLILLSTSAHYLDPAQLAKDILKMAKEGLQGDLKENDLFQRYIRRMGAAPMSASLEFQKLVNDLRPFFHQVKVPALIIQGAEDGLLPPKSAQFIYDSIQSTEKTLHFLPQSKHMVCHGPEQSDLLHLVCEFLEVDQTLSS